Proteins from a single region of Argopecten irradians isolate NY chromosome 7, Ai_NY, whole genome shotgun sequence:
- the LOC138327277 gene encoding uncharacterized protein, giving the protein MSAPNVGANTLCSNASIANKPNSLTPNNPHLPQSKGNISPPLEFHSIANSPVNCRKLEMYLNGYDKGFSKGFFLQYEGERVSQAMFLFAFNAFARIGEITLAASPENNLQLSDIAVEGDKSHKEVHVTFQRFKHNTNCSRHRIMFGHGPTRISASQSLEEYLKVRGNGSGPLLVNSDNSPVTRSQFDTQLHACLKFCKLDSSRYKGHSFRIGAASLAAEQGYSDAKICAMGRWKSSAFRKYVRANTVA; this is encoded by the exons ATGTCTGCTCCAAATGTGGGTGCAAACACCCTGTGTTCAAATGCTTCGATCGCCAACAAACCAAATTCTCTGACCCCAAACAATCCACATCTACCACAAAGTAAAGGCAATATTTCACCCCCACTTGAATTCCATTCTATAGCTAACTCTCCGGTCAATTGTAGGAAATTAGAAATGTACCTAAATGGCTATGATAAAGGCTTTTCTAAAGGATTTTTCTTACAATATGAAGGTGAAAGAGTCTCTCAG GCTATGTTTCTGTTTGCCTTTAATGCTTTTGCTAGAATAGGTGAGATAACCCTTGCTGCATCACCAGAAAACAACCTGCAGCTTTCTGATATTGCAGTTGAAGGAGATAAATCCCATAAGGAAGTTCATGTTACGTTTCAACGTTTCAAACATAATACCAATTGTTCTAGACATAGAATTATGTTTGGTCATGGTCCTACTCGTATATCTGCATCACAGAGTTTAGAAGAGTACCTTAAAGTTAGGGGAAATGGTTCAGGTCCATTACTTGTCAATAGTGATAATTCTCCGGTCACTCGATCCCAGTTCGATACTCAGCTGCATGCttgtttgaaattttgtaaactTGATAGCTCTCGCTATAAAGGACATAGCTTTAGAATTGGGGCAGCTTCCTTAGCTGCAGAACAAGGGTATTCAGATGCTAAGATATGTGCCATGGGGCGCTGGAAATCTTCAGCATTTAGAAAATATGTTAGAGCTAACACTGTTGCTTAA
- the LOC138326714 gene encoding uncharacterized protein, translating into MASKRIPRKRKAPAAAVSVEEIPTSNLAAVTQQITKDVTAAVLQELRLKTAPADSDSTASSIPVIPSSTAAAGFEAQETEPLQTNRDSVMIRETGALNLIHTHSDAINLSRSETYPPVKPPQLSCRPLYQKVSPKLRQKI; encoded by the coding sequence ATGGCCTCTAAAAGAATACCCAGAAAGAGGAAAGCACCAGCTGCAGCTGTATCAGTTGAAGAAATCCCTACATCCAATCTGGCTGCTGTGACTCAGCAAATTACAAAGGATGTTACTGCTGCTGTCTTACAGGAACTAAGACTAAAAACTGCACCTGCCGACTCTGACAGTACAGCTAGCTCTATACCTGTCATTCCTTCCTCAACTGCTGCTGCAGGTTTTGAAGCTCAGGAAACAGAACCACTTCAGACAAACAGAGACAGTGTCATGATTAGGGAGACAGGTGCCTTGAATTTAATACATACACATTCTGATGCAATAAATTTATCTAGATCTGAGACATATCCACCAGTCAAACCACCACAACTGTCCTGTCGACCTCTTTATCAAAAAGTCTCGCCAAAATTGCGACAGAAAATTTGA